The Novosphingobium kaempferiae genome includes a window with the following:
- a CDS encoding TrbC/VirB2 family protein, translating to MTRFQTRARCLRASFAAVALTLATQVHAAGSGMPWEEPLQQVLESVQGPVAKIVAVIIIIVTGLTLAFGETAGGFRRLIQIVFGLSIAFAASSFFLSFFSFGGGALIS from the coding sequence ATGACCCGTTTCCAAACGCGCGCCCGATGCCTGCGTGCCTCGTTCGCCGCCGTCGCGCTGACGCTCGCCACCCAAGTCCACGCCGCCGGATCGGGCATGCCATGGGAAGAGCCGCTTCAACAGGTGCTCGAGTCCGTCCAGGGGCCAGTGGCCAAGATCGTGGCGGTCATCATCATCATCGTCACCGGCCTTACCCTCGCCTTCGGCGAGACAGCGGGCGGGTTCCGGCGACTGATCCAGATCGTGTTCGGGCTGTCGATCGCCTTCGCTGCGTCCAGTTTCTTCCTCTCCTTCTTCAGCTTCGGCGGCGGGGCGCTGATCTCGTGA
- the trbB gene encoding P-type conjugative transfer ATPase TrbB, giving the protein MSESLSAERRRRMLITALGADIAAAMKEPTVVEIMVNPDGALRLDRLGSGRIDTKVKLAPDQVERIIRLVASHVRAEVHAGRPIISAELPPHADGRAGERFEGVLPPVSSAPCFSIRKPAQRLHTLADYVADGLMSETVACALRAAVTERLNILVAGGTSSGKTTLANALLAEMAPENSAVDSRVILIEDTRELQCPLPDTVALRTRPPHVAMTDLVRSTMRLRPDRIIVGEVRGPEALDMLKAWNTGHPGGVATIHANSAAAALTRLEQLCQEAVITVPRPLIAEAIDVVVFIAGRGVDRRVATVARVIGLAPETGLYVLADLIPPAAKEKCR; this is encoded by the coding sequence ATGAGCGAAAGCCTGTCCGCCGAGCGGCGTCGACGCATGCTCATCACCGCGCTCGGGGCTGACATCGCGGCTGCCATGAAGGAACCCACGGTCGTCGAGATCATGGTCAATCCCGATGGCGCCCTGCGCCTCGACCGTCTTGGCAGCGGGCGCATCGACACCAAGGTGAAGCTGGCACCCGATCAGGTCGAGCGCATCATTCGCCTGGTCGCCAGCCATGTCCGTGCCGAAGTTCACGCCGGCCGGCCGATCATCTCGGCCGAGCTTCCCCCGCATGCCGACGGTCGCGCCGGCGAGCGGTTCGAAGGCGTGCTGCCGCCCGTGTCGAGCGCGCCCTGCTTCTCGATCCGCAAGCCAGCACAGCGTCTTCACACGCTCGCGGACTATGTCGCCGACGGGTTGATGAGCGAGACAGTCGCCTGTGCGCTTCGCGCGGCGGTGACCGAGCGCCTCAATATCCTCGTGGCTGGCGGCACCAGTTCGGGCAAGACCACGCTTGCCAATGCGCTTCTCGCCGAGATGGCGCCTGAGAATTCCGCCGTCGATTCCCGCGTCATCCTGATTGAGGACACGCGGGAACTGCAATGCCCACTGCCCGACACGGTCGCACTGCGCACGCGCCCGCCGCATGTCGCGATGACCGATCTGGTGCGATCGACGATGCGCCTGCGCCCTGACCGGATCATCGTGGGCGAGGTCCGCGGCCCCGAGGCACTCGACATGCTCAAGGCCTGGAATACCGGCCATCCCGGCGGGGTCGCCACGATCCATGCCAACAGCGCGGCGGCCGCACTCACACGCCTTGAGCAGCTTTGCCAGGAGGCGGTGATCACCGTTCCGCGCCCGCTCATTGCCGAGGCGATCGACGTCGTCGTGTTCATCGCGGGCCGCGGCGTCGATCGTCGTGTCGCGACCGTCGCCAGGGTCATCGGCCTCGCGCCGGAAACCGGCCTCTACGTCCTCGCCGACCTCATCCCGCCTGCTGCCAAGGAGAAATGCCGATGA
- the trbL gene encoding P-type conjugative transfer protein TrbL, with protein sequence MNDLNVIDRFLQAFITYIDSGFGLLGPDVGFLTSTLIGIDITLAGLFWAIGGEDNVVGRFLRKILYIGAFAFILNSFSTLADIVFRSFAQAGLTAGGGSLTAGDLLKPGRLAGIGFEAAWPLLNQASEMVGFTTFFDNFLTIMVLLLAWAIVIIAFFILAVQMFVCILEFKLTSLAGFILVPFALWNRTSFLAERVLGNVVSSGIKVMVLAVIVGIGSNFFTEFTDALNGQEPDIAQAMSLVLASLSLFGLGIFGPTIASGLVSGAPQLGAGAAIGTAAGAGGIAMLAGGAAVGGARLAGGAALGAVRSGTAMGSGASAAFKMGRETAGKPTIGAGLAGVAQAAGNAAKGRVSAALGLGEAASSGRQAVWSALNQNTTASSASADAGGGNVGRGETGAPAWARSLRNEQASRHRRQLAIHALQQGDRGGGSATPDIKERND encoded by the coding sequence GTGAACGACCTCAATGTCATCGACCGCTTCCTGCAGGCGTTCATCACCTATATCGACAGTGGGTTCGGCCTGCTCGGACCTGATGTCGGCTTCCTGACAAGCACCCTGATCGGCATCGATATCACGCTTGCCGGCCTGTTCTGGGCAATAGGCGGCGAAGACAATGTCGTCGGCCGCTTCCTGCGCAAGATCCTCTACATCGGCGCGTTCGCGTTCATCCTGAACAGCTTTTCGACCCTGGCCGACATCGTCTTCAGGTCCTTCGCCCAGGCCGGCTTGACGGCGGGTGGCGGCAGCTTGACCGCGGGCGACCTGCTCAAGCCCGGGCGACTCGCCGGCATCGGCTTTGAGGCCGCATGGCCGCTTCTAAACCAGGCCAGTGAGATGGTCGGCTTCACGACCTTCTTCGACAACTTCCTGACGATCATGGTGCTGCTCCTTGCCTGGGCAATCGTCATCATCGCTTTCTTCATCCTGGCCGTGCAGATGTTCGTCTGCATCCTCGAGTTCAAGCTGACGAGCCTGGCCGGCTTCATCCTCGTGCCGTTCGCGCTGTGGAACCGGACCAGCTTCCTCGCCGAGCGCGTGCTGGGCAATGTGGTAAGCTCGGGCATCAAGGTGATGGTGCTCGCTGTCATCGTCGGTATCGGCTCCAACTTCTTCACCGAGTTCACCGATGCGCTGAATGGGCAGGAGCCCGATATCGCCCAGGCCATGAGCCTGGTCCTCGCCAGCCTGTCGCTGTTCGGGCTGGGCATCTTTGGACCGACTATCGCCTCCGGCCTTGTCTCGGGTGCCCCGCAGCTCGGCGCCGGCGCAGCCATCGGAACGGCTGCCGGCGCGGGCGGCATCGCCATGCTCGCGGGCGGAGCGGCGGTGGGCGGTGCTCGCCTCGCCGGCGGCGCGGCGTTGGGAGCGGTCCGGTCGGGCACGGCCATGGGCTCGGGAGCGTCCGCCGCATTCAAGATGGGACGGGAGACCGCCGGCAAGCCGACGATCGGCGCTGGCCTTGCGGGAGTGGCGCAAGCGGCAGGCAACGCGGCCAAAGGACGGGTAAGCGCGGCTCTTGGTCTTGGCGAGGCTGCGTCGAGTGGCCGGCAGGCCGTCTGGAGCGCACTCAACCAGAACACCACTGCCTCATCAGCGTCCGCTGACGCTGGCGGCGGCAATGTCGGGCGCGGCGAGACCGGCGCTCCGGCGTGGGCGCGTTCGCTTCGCAACGAACAGGCGAGCCGTCATCGCCGCCAACTTGCGATCCATGCACTCCAGCAGGGCGACCGCGGCGGCGGCTCGGCCACTCCGGACATCAAGGAAAGGAATGATTGA
- a CDS encoding LLM class flavin-dependent oxidoreductase: MAKPNKQIHFNAFFMASPSQSWGGLWAHPEANGLAYNELEFWTDLAMQAERGLLDCVFLADSLGLPDTYKGKPDALIRSATMFPSADPMMLISAMAAVTKGLCFGITSNTTYEPPYLLARRFSTLDHLTRGRLAWNVVTGVIPATARAMGMDPVPHDKRYDLADEYMDLVYKLWEESWEEDAVLRNKQQRIFADPAKIHAIHHHSEHFRCDGVHLVEPSPQRTPLIFTAGSSGRGQDFSGRHSECTFMSTNNLAHAKRTAAGFREAAVRAGRTAQSVKVFAAATVMVAPSEAEARDLVRDIQGYSDQEGNLAIFSAMAGIDLGQIGPDEPIEVINSQAIQSIAAAMKAGNGGRPVTPRDLARFADVGGREAFIVGSPSQVADTLTLWSEEADIDGFNLLRTVEPRGLGAFVDLVVPELQDRGVYKTEYASGTMRKKLFPEGGDRLPNEHYGAAFRHRDTGE; the protein is encoded by the coding sequence TGGGCCCATCCCGAGGCGAACGGCCTCGCGTACAACGAATTGGAATTCTGGACCGATTTGGCAATGCAAGCGGAGCGGGGACTGCTCGACTGCGTGTTCCTCGCTGACAGCCTTGGGCTTCCAGATACATACAAGGGCAAGCCCGACGCGCTCATCCGCTCGGCGACAATGTTCCCATCAGCAGATCCGATGATGCTGATCTCGGCAATGGCAGCGGTCACCAAGGGGCTGTGCTTCGGCATTACGAGCAACACCACCTATGAACCGCCCTATTTGCTGGCACGTCGCTTCTCGACACTCGATCACCTGACTCGCGGGCGTTTGGCGTGGAACGTGGTGACCGGGGTGATACCGGCGACCGCCCGTGCAATGGGCATGGATCCCGTACCCCACGACAAGCGCTACGACCTGGCCGACGAGTACATGGATCTCGTCTACAAGCTCTGGGAGGAAAGCTGGGAAGAGGACGCCGTGCTGCGCAACAAGCAGCAACGCATTTTTGCCGATCCAGCCAAGATCCACGCGATCCACCATCATTCCGAGCATTTTCGATGCGATGGCGTTCATCTGGTGGAACCCTCTCCGCAGAGAACCCCGCTGATCTTTACCGCGGGCTCATCCGGACGAGGACAGGATTTTTCCGGCCGGCATTCCGAATGCACGTTCATGTCCACGAACAACCTTGCCCACGCCAAGCGGACGGCGGCCGGCTTTCGCGAGGCGGCGGTACGCGCCGGCCGGACTGCCCAAAGCGTCAAGGTCTTTGCTGCGGCGACGGTGATGGTAGCCCCAAGCGAGGCCGAAGCACGAGATCTGGTCCGCGACATCCAAGGCTATTCTGACCAGGAAGGCAATCTGGCCATTTTTTCGGCGATGGCGGGTATCGACCTTGGTCAAATCGGTCCTGACGAACCCATCGAGGTGATCAACAGCCAGGCGATCCAATCAATCGCTGCAGCCATGAAAGCGGGCAATGGCGGGCGGCCAGTAACACCTCGCGATTTGGCTCGATTTGCCGATGTCGGCGGGCGAGAAGCATTCATCGTCGGTTCCCCCTCCCAGGTCGCGGATACCCTCACGCTGTGGAGCGAAGAGGCAGACATTGACGGTTTCAACCTCCTTCGTACAGTCGAACCCAGAGGACTTGGTGCGTTCGTCGATCTCGTCGTCCCGGAGCTTCAGGATCGCGGCGTCTACAAGACCGAGTATGCTTCGGGCACGATGCGCAAGAAGCTTTTCCCGGAAGGCGGTGATCGCTTGCCCAACGAACACTATGGTGCGGCTTTCCGCCATCGGGATACGGGCGAATAG
- the trbF gene encoding conjugal transfer protein TrbF, whose translation MFFKRSVQRYGRTPQPETPFQRAGQLWDERIGSARVQARNWRLMAFGSLALTGGTSAALAWQSVQSRVIPYVVEVDRLGEARTVQPAEIAYRPTDPQVAWHLARFVRSVRSVSLDPVLMRRDWLEAYDFTTKRGAQFLGEYARGASPFANAGERTVSVQVTSVIRASDTSFQVKWTETAYERGSQAGIARWTAILTVVTRPPASADILRRNPLGIYVDAIDWSRELEAPTSQPPAAAPQPPPTKARLPIGSPLEPTRGGQTSNTQEIEE comes from the coding sequence ATGTTCTTCAAGCGCAGCGTCCAGCGCTACGGGCGCACGCCACAACCCGAGACGCCCTTCCAGCGTGCGGGCCAGCTTTGGGACGAGCGGATCGGCTCCGCGCGCGTCCAGGCCCGCAACTGGCGCCTCATGGCCTTCGGCAGCCTGGCGCTGACCGGCGGCACCTCCGCTGCGCTCGCTTGGCAGTCGGTCCAAAGCAGGGTCATCCCCTATGTGGTGGAAGTAGACCGGCTGGGCGAGGCTCGCACTGTGCAACCGGCCGAGATCGCCTATCGTCCGACGGACCCGCAGGTGGCGTGGCATCTCGCGCGCTTCGTGCGCTCGGTGCGCTCGGTTTCGCTCGATCCGGTGCTCATGCGGCGCGACTGGCTCGAGGCGTATGATTTCACGACGAAGCGGGGCGCCCAGTTCCTGGGAGAATATGCGCGCGGCGCATCGCCGTTCGCGAACGCTGGGGAACGCACCGTCTCGGTCCAGGTAACGAGCGTGATTCGCGCATCCGACACGTCGTTCCAGGTGAAGTGGACGGAAACCGCCTACGAGCGTGGTTCGCAGGCCGGCATTGCCCGTTGGACGGCGATCCTCACGGTCGTAACGAGGCCCCCGGCATCCGCCGATATTCTGCGCAGGAATCCGCTGGGGATCTATGTCGACGCGATCGACTGGAGCCGCGAGCTCGAAGCGCCAACTTCCCAGCCGCCGGCAGCTGCGCCGCAGCCTCCGCCCACGAAGGCGAGGCTCCCGATTGGATCGCCGCTTGAACCGACGCGCGGCGGGCAGACTTCCAACACGCAGGAGATCGAGGAATGA
- a CDS encoding VirB3 family type IV secretion system protein yields MIAAHAYSAQHIEGFEVPIHGALGSPLLLGGAPRGIAIINGTLAAAVGLGLQQWLAGLVLWAAGHSIAVMAARRDPSFAPVLVRHLAQKGYLAC; encoded by the coding sequence GTGATCGCCGCGCATGCCTACAGTGCCCAGCATATCGAGGGCTTCGAAGTCCCGATCCATGGCGCGCTGGGCAGCCCGCTGCTGCTCGGCGGTGCGCCGCGCGGCATCGCGATCATCAACGGCACGCTCGCGGCTGCGGTGGGCCTTGGTCTCCAGCAATGGCTCGCCGGCCTTGTCCTATGGGCGGCCGGGCACAGCATCGCGGTCATGGCCGCGCGGCGTGACCCGAGCTTCGCTCCCGTCCTAGTCCGTCATCTCGCCCAGAAGGGATATCTTGCATGCTGA
- the trbJ gene encoding P-type conjugative transfer protein TrbJ, producing MAAAVIGLGACGSLTLGLIMPNTPANAQLRSIVFDPSNYAQNILTAARTLQQVNQQIQQLQNEARMLVNQGKNLSRIDFPQLDAIKSKLSEIDRLMGRATNIDFKVDELDAKFAKLYPQDFSAALTTDARVRDARSRLDASLAAYRQTMTIQSGVVENIHDDAEVLGQIIARSQGAEGSLQAQQATNQLLALTAKQQFQLQQMMAAQFRSEATEQARQATQASEARTATKKFLGSGSAYTPD from the coding sequence ATGGCCGCCGCCGTGATTGGCCTTGGAGCCTGCGGCTCGCTGACCCTCGGCCTGATCATGCCGAACACTCCGGCGAATGCCCAGCTGAGGAGCATTGTCTTTGACCCGAGCAACTATGCGCAGAACATCCTGACCGCCGCCCGCACGCTGCAACAGGTCAACCAGCAGATCCAGCAACTGCAGAATGAGGCACGGATGCTGGTGAACCAGGGGAAGAACCTGTCGCGCATCGACTTTCCCCAGCTCGATGCCATCAAGTCGAAGCTTAGCGAGATCGACAGGCTGATGGGCCGGGCCACCAACATCGACTTCAAGGTCGACGAGCTCGACGCGAAATTCGCCAAGCTCTACCCGCAGGACTTCAGCGCGGCACTGACTACCGACGCCCGCGTGCGCGATGCGCGCAGCCGGCTCGACGCCAGCCTGGCCGCCTATCGCCAGACGATGACGATCCAGTCCGGCGTCGTCGAGAACATCCATGACGATGCCGAGGTGCTGGGCCAGATCATCGCGCGCAGCCAAGGCGCCGAAGGATCGCTGCAGGCCCAGCAGGCCACCAACCAGCTCCTGGCATTGACCGCCAAGCAGCAGTTCCAGTTGCAGCAGATGATGGCGGCGCAGTTCCGCAGCGAGGCGACCGAACAGGCGCGCCAGGCGACGCAGGCTTCAGAAGCGCGGACTGCAACCAAGAAGTTCCTCGGTTCCGGATCGGCCTACACGCCCGACTAG
- a CDS encoding CopG family transcriptional regulator produces MAEKVRHQLFLPKPLSERLEALAAKPGASKSAILTDAVAAWLNRRGASELEDRFSIRLDRMTQAVGRVDRDTHVILETLALFIRFELSIQVPLADNDQAGRAVAAKRFEAFVQQVGRQVAAGRRTLQPSSEQQP; encoded by the coding sequence ATGGCCGAGAAAGTGCGCCACCAACTTTTCCTGCCCAAGCCGCTCAGCGAACGGCTCGAGGCGCTTGCCGCCAAGCCCGGAGCCTCCAAGTCCGCCATCCTCACGGACGCCGTCGCCGCGTGGCTCAACCGCCGGGGCGCGTCCGAACTGGAGGATCGCTTCTCGATCCGGCTCGACCGCATGACCCAGGCCGTCGGGCGAGTCGACCGCGATACCCATGTGATCCTGGAAACGCTCGCCCTGTTCATTCGCTTCGAGCTTTCCATCCAGGTGCCGCTCGCGGACAACGACCAGGCGGGCCGGGCCGTCGCCGCCAAGCGGTTCGAAGCCTTCGTGCAGCAGGTCGGCCGTCAAGTCGCTGCCGGGCGCCGGACGCTGCAGCCGAGCTCCGAGCAGCAGCCATGA
- a CDS encoding conjugal transfer protein TraG, translating to MTPTKLLIGQILVVLAIIVAGVWAATQWAAAKLAYQPELGPPWFDVLGLRVYHPWSIFPWWFSFDAYAPVVFDEAGGIAAASGLFGCGAAIFGSVWRARQSSEVTTYGSARWATSKDAAKAGLFGAGGVALGRMGARYLRHDGPEHVMAFAPTRSGKGVGLVVPTLLSWTGSTVVHDIKGENWQLTAGWRQLFSHCLLFNPTDLRSARYNPLLEVRRGINEVRDVQNIADILVDPEGALERRSHWEKTSHSLLVGAILHVLYAEEEKTLARVATILSDPQRSFAATLRRMMTTNHLGTEIAPAVHPVVASTARELLNKSENERSGVLSTAMSFLGLYRDPTVAAVTSSSDWRIADLVEAPHPLSLYLVVPPSDISRTKPLIRLVLNQVGRRLTERLQASAPGDAGNPGRHRLLMMLDEFPALGRLDFFETSLAFLAGYGVRAFLIAQSLNQIEKAYGEHNAILDNCHVRIAFASNDERTAKRISDALGTATEQRAMRNYAGHRLAPWLAHVMVSRQETARPLLTPGEVMQLSPADELVLVSGQPPIRAKKLRYYEDPAFAQRVLPAPASDEGRRGDLPPKRVDDWAGQVRQADARLAETVEVSGDEDGGLEQSRHPAHGGEPAFRPDPDAIDPLGLAEDDTDAAAERRAMDRVQAMSAARAVYGLDAGSARPDDLQLDF from the coding sequence ATGACCCCGACAAAACTACTCATAGGACAGATCCTCGTGGTGCTCGCGATCATTGTCGCGGGCGTTTGGGCGGCGACGCAATGGGCAGCAGCCAAGCTTGCCTACCAGCCCGAACTGGGGCCGCCCTGGTTCGACGTGCTCGGCCTGCGCGTCTATCACCCCTGGTCGATCTTCCCGTGGTGGTTCTCGTTCGACGCCTATGCACCGGTCGTGTTCGACGAGGCCGGTGGCATCGCGGCGGCGAGTGGCCTCTTCGGCTGCGGCGCGGCGATCTTCGGCTCGGTCTGGCGGGCGCGGCAGTCGAGCGAGGTCACGACCTACGGCTCGGCACGATGGGCAACCAGCAAGGATGCCGCCAAGGCGGGGCTGTTCGGGGCGGGCGGCGTCGCGCTGGGCCGGATGGGGGCGCGCTACCTGCGCCATGACGGTCCCGAGCATGTCATGGCATTTGCACCGACGCGTTCGGGCAAGGGCGTTGGCCTGGTCGTCCCGACGCTGCTCTCCTGGACCGGCTCGACCGTGGTCCACGACATCAAGGGCGAGAACTGGCAGCTCACGGCTGGCTGGCGGCAGCTGTTCTCCCATTGCCTGCTCTTCAACCCGACGGACCTGCGCTCGGCACGCTACAATCCCCTGCTGGAAGTGCGCCGCGGCATCAATGAGGTCCGCGACGTACAGAACATCGCCGACATCCTGGTCGACCCGGAGGGTGCGCTTGAACGGCGTAGCCACTGGGAGAAGACCAGCCACTCGCTGCTGGTCGGCGCGATCCTCCATGTCCTTTACGCGGAGGAGGAAAAGACGCTGGCGCGCGTCGCGACAATTCTCTCCGACCCGCAGCGTTCCTTCGCCGCCACCCTGCGGCGGATGATGACCACCAATCATCTCGGAACCGAAATCGCGCCGGCGGTGCATCCGGTCGTCGCATCGACGGCGCGCGAACTCCTCAACAAGAGCGAGAACGAGCGCTCGGGTGTGCTGTCGACGGCCATGTCGTTTCTCGGCCTCTACCGCGACCCGACGGTCGCCGCCGTCACCTCCAGCAGCGACTGGCGCATCGCCGATCTCGTCGAGGCGCCCCATCCCCTCTCGCTCTACCTCGTGGTTCCCCCTTCCGACATCAGCCGCACGAAGCCGCTGATCCGACTGGTCCTGAACCAGGTCGGCAGGCGGCTCACCGAGCGACTGCAGGCAAGTGCGCCGGGCGATGCCGGCAATCCCGGTCGCCACCGCCTCCTCATGATGCTGGACGAGTTCCCGGCACTCGGCCGCCTCGATTTCTTCGAGACGAGCCTTGCCTTCCTTGCCGGCTACGGCGTGCGGGCTTTCCTCATCGCGCAGAGCCTCAACCAGATCGAGAAGGCCTATGGCGAGCATAACGCCATCCTCGACAACTGCCATGTCCGCATCGCCTTCGCCAGCAATGACGAACGCACGGCCAAGCGCATCTCGGATGCGCTGGGAACAGCGACCGAGCAGCGGGCAATGCGCAACTATGCAGGTCACCGGCTCGCCCCCTGGCTCGCGCACGTCATGGTCAGCCGCCAAGAGACTGCACGGCCGCTCCTGACCCCGGGCGAGGTCATGCAGCTCAGCCCCGCCGACGAGCTGGTCCTAGTCTCGGGACAGCCGCCGATCCGGGCGAAGAAGCTGCGCTATTATGAGGACCCGGCTTTTGCGCAGCGTGTCCTGCCCGCCCCGGCGTCCGACGAGGGGCGTCGTGGAGACCTGCCACCCAAGCGGGTCGACGACTGGGCGGGGCAAGTCCGGCAGGCCGATGCCCGCCTGGCCGAGACCGTGGAAGTCAGCGGCGACGAAGACGGCGGGCTCGAGCAATCGCGCCACCCGGCGCACGGGGGCGAACCTGCGTTCCGTCCTGATCCCGATGCGATAGATCCGCTTGGGCTCGCGGAAGACGACACGGACGCGGCGGCGGAGCGCCGGGCCATGGACCGGGTGCAGGCCATGAGCGCTGCGCGCGCGGTCTACGGGCTCGATGCCGGCAGCGCTCGTCCCGATGACCTTCAGCTGGACTTCTGA
- the trbE gene encoding conjugal transfer protein TrbE — translation MLSLREYRNRSERLADHLPWAALVAPGIVLNKDGSFLRILAFRGPDLESATEAELVSACARANNTLKRLGSGWALFFDAERRESHAYPQCAFPDAASWLVEAERRAAFQAEGTHFESRYHLGLTWLPPGDAQDSAGRSLVERPDADSGRDWRGALVQFIAETDRVLDLLSGFMADVRPLDDDATLTFLHGTVSDRRHPVSTPATPMYLDGVLADTPLVGGLEPRLGDLHVRTLTILGFPSLSRPGILDALNHQDFGYRWVTRFIALDKTLATKTLTSLRRQWFNKRKSITALLREVLYNSPAQLLDSDADNKVVDADEALQALGGDHVAFGYLTATITVTDTQRGAVEEKVRRVERIVNGLGFTCVREGANAVEAWLSSLPGQVYANVRQPLVHTLNLAHLMPLSAVWAGPEENRHLAGPPLLIAKTAGSTPFRLSTHVGDVGHMMVVGPTGAGKSVLLSLIALQFRRYPGAQVYIFDKGNSARAAVLAMGGAHHALGSMEADGGALAFQPLAGIDDMAERGWAAEWIAALLEHERVLVDPAVKDAVWTALGSLASAPREERTMTGLALLLQSNALRIALQPYTLEGPHGPLLDAAEQHLAFADVQCFETEALMGMGAAVAPVLTYLFHRLEERFDGCPTLLILDEAWIFLDHPLFAARIREWLKVLRKKNVAVLFATQSLADIAGSAIAPAIIESCPQRILLPNDRAIEPQGREIYARFGLNDRQVELIARATPKRHYYLQSARGNRLFELGLGPVALALCGASDPMAQTRIDAVLAEHGHGPFAQAFLRACELEWAADLVAGFPHFQPPREGEE, via the coding sequence ATGCTGAGCCTGCGGGAATATCGCAACCGTTCGGAGCGTCTCGCCGACCACCTGCCATGGGCGGCGCTCGTCGCGCCTGGCATCGTCCTCAACAAGGATGGCAGCTTCCTGCGCATCCTCGCCTTCCGCGGGCCCGATCTGGAATCGGCGACGGAGGCTGAGCTGGTCTCGGCCTGCGCGAGGGCCAACAATACGCTGAAACGGCTAGGCAGCGGCTGGGCGCTGTTCTTCGATGCCGAGCGCCGCGAGAGCCATGCCTACCCACAGTGCGCGTTTCCCGATGCCGCAAGCTGGCTGGTGGAGGCGGAGCGCCGCGCGGCCTTCCAGGCCGAGGGCACGCATTTCGAGAGCCGATACCATCTCGGCCTGACCTGGCTTCCGCCCGGCGATGCGCAGGACAGTGCCGGCCGCTCGCTGGTCGAGCGTCCCGATGCGGACAGTGGGCGAGATTGGCGCGGGGCTCTTGTGCAATTCATCGCCGAGACCGACCGCGTGCTCGACCTGCTCTCGGGGTTCATGGCCGATGTCCGCCCGCTGGACGACGACGCAACGCTCACCTTCCTGCACGGCACCGTCTCGGATCGACGCCACCCGGTGAGCACGCCGGCCACGCCGATGTACCTGGATGGCGTCCTCGCGGACACGCCGCTCGTGGGCGGCCTCGAGCCCCGGCTTGGCGACCTGCACGTCCGGACACTCACGATCCTCGGCTTTCCCAGCCTCAGCCGCCCGGGCATCCTCGACGCGCTCAATCATCAGGACTTCGGCTATCGCTGGGTCACGCGCTTCATTGCCCTCGACAAGACGCTCGCGACGAAGACCCTTACCAGCCTGCGCCGGCAGTGGTTCAACAAGCGCAAGTCCATCACCGCATTGCTGCGCGAGGTGCTCTACAACAGCCCGGCGCAGCTTCTCGACAGCGACGCGGACAACAAGGTGGTCGATGCCGACGAAGCGCTCCAAGCGCTGGGCGGAGACCATGTCGCCTTCGGATATCTCACCGCCACGATCACCGTCACGGACACGCAGCGCGGGGCAGTCGAGGAAAAGGTCCGCAGGGTCGAGCGCATCGTCAATGGCCTGGGCTTCACCTGCGTTCGGGAGGGCGCGAACGCTGTTGAGGCCTGGCTCTCGTCGCTGCCGGGCCAGGTCTACGCGAACGTGCGCCAGCCGCTCGTCCATACCTTGAACCTTGCTCACCTCATGCCCCTGTCAGCGGTCTGGGCGGGACCGGAAGAGAACAGGCACCTGGCCGGGCCACCGCTCTTGATCGCCAAGACCGCCGGCTCGACGCCTTTTCGCCTCTCGACCCACGTCGGCGATGTCGGCCATATGATGGTCGTGGGACCGACCGGCGCGGGCAAGTCAGTCCTCCTCAGCCTGATCGCGCTCCAGTTCCGGCGCTATCCGGGTGCGCAGGTCTACATCTTTGACAAGGGCAATTCGGCTCGGGCCGCCGTGCTGGCGATGGGCGGCGCGCATCATGCCCTGGGCAGCATGGAGGCCGACGGCGGGGCGCTCGCCTTCCAGCCGCTCGCCGGTATCGATGACATGGCCGAGCGCGGCTGGGCGGCCGAATGGATCGCCGCCCTGCTCGAGCATGAGCGGGTCCTCGTCGATCCTGCCGTGAAGGACGCCGTATGGACGGCGCTCGGGAGCCTTGCCTCGGCCCCGCGCGAGGAGCGAACCATGACCGGGCTTGCGCTCCTGCTCCAGTCGAACGCGCTGCGCATCGCTCTGCAGCCCTACACGCTGGAGGGGCCACACGGTCCGCTGCTCGATGCCGCCGAGCAGCACCTGGCGTTCGCCGACGTGCAGTGCTTCGAGACGGAGGCGCTGATGGGAATGGGTGCGGCAGTGGCGCCCGTGCTCACCTATCTCTTCCATCGGCTCGAGGAGCGCTTCGACGGGTGCCCGACGCTGCTGATCCTCGACGAAGCTTGGATTTTCCTCGACCATCCCCTGTTCGCCGCGCGCATTCGCGAGTGGCTGAAGGTGCTGCGCAAGAAGAATGTCGCCGTCCTGTTCGCAACGCAAAGCCTGGCGGACATTGCAGGGTCGGCCATCGCGCCCGCCATCATCGAAAGCTGCCCGCAGCGCATCCTGCTCCCGAACGACCGCGCCATCGAACCACAGGGTCGCGAGATCTACGCCCGCTTCGGCCTCAACGACCGCCAGGTCGAACTGATCGCGCGCGCCACGCCCAAGCGCCACTACTATCTTCAGTCGGCGCGAGGAAATCGACTGTTCGAGCTTGGCTTGGGGCCTGTGGCATTGGCGCTGTGCGGGGCCTCCGATCCCATGGCCCAGACCAGGATCGATGCCGTGCTTGCCGAGCATGGCCATGGCCCGTTCGCGCAAGCCTTCCTGCGGGCCTGCGAACTCGAATGGGCCGCCGACCTCGTCGCCGGCTTCCCCCATTTCCAGCCCCCCAGAGAAGGAGAAGAGTGA